The following are from one region of the Salvia hispanica cultivar TCC Black 2014 chromosome 1, UniMelb_Shisp_WGS_1.0, whole genome shotgun sequence genome:
- the LOC125205994 gene encoding vegetative cell wall protein gp1 isoform X1, translating to MAPSTPPPPPDTSTSTSSAATATTAPLFQNPPRPPNRHHFHYSPPPPRLPSNPNPNYPQLAPRPPHSLPHPQDPSQLLYPVASSGRGFLTRPVALPATRSTQRPPFMFPYLDQGQGQGQANPVFVRPNHLPHLLAGSAPTNSAAAGAMPVVKGIPVPSSHQTKVGSPSASLSDNNGHKDSRDRTKDDAFVIIRDRKVRIHEDATLYSLCRSWLRNSFPEETQQPQYLDTVKSLPRPLPIPAQDANSPDKIAKDKEEEDEDKDSCEHLSEKELLRRHIKRAKRVRSRLREERLQRITRYKTRLALLLPPMVEQHFKNDSGPPN from the exons ATGGCCCCCTCCACCCCTCCTCCGCCACCGGATActtccacctccacctcctccgccgccacaGCAACAACCGCGCCCCTATTTCAGAATCCTCCCCGTCCCCCAAATCGCCACCACTTCCATTACTCCCCACCCCCGCCTCGCCTCCCTTCCAATCCCAACCCTAATTACCCCCAATTGGCCCCCCGCCCCCCTCATTCCCTCCCCCATCCTCAGGATCCCTCCCAGCTTCTCTACCCGGTCGCCTCTTCCGGTCGCGGATTCCTCACCCGCCCCGTCGCCTTGCCAGCTACCCGCTCCACCCAGCGACCCCCATTTATGTTCCCCTATCTAGATCAGGGTCAGGGTCAGGGTCAGGCCAATCCGGTTTTTGTGCGCCCGAACCACTTGCCGCACTTGCTAGCGGGCTCGGCTCCTACTAATTCTGCTGCTGCCGGAGCAATGCCTGTCGTTAAAGGAATTCCTGTTCCGTCTTCACACCAGACAAAG GTTGGTTCTCCTTCAGCTTCGTTATCTGATAACAATGGACATAAGGATTCAAG GGATAGAACTAAAGATGATGCTTTTGTAATAATAAGGGATAGGAAG GTTAGGATACATGAAGACGCGACACTTTATTCCCTCTGCCGGTCATGGTTGAGAAATAGTTTTCCTGAAGAAACACAG CAGCCACAGTATCTGGATACTGTGAAATCTCTTCCAAGACCTTTGCCCATACCAGCACAAGATGCAAATTCACCAGATAAAATAGCAAAAGAcaaagaagaggaagatgaG GATAAGGACTCTTGCGAGCATCTGTCTGAGAAGGAACTGTTGCGGAGACACATTAAACGTGCAAAGAGGGTTCGATCACG GCTGAGAGAAGAACGTCTTCAACGAATTACAAGATACAAAACTAGACTTGCTCTTCTCTTGCCACCAATGGTAGAACAACACTTCAAAAATGATTCTGGTCCACCAAACTGA
- the LOC125205994 gene encoding vegetative cell wall protein gp1 isoform X2 → MAPSTPPPPPDTSTSTSSAATATTAPLFQNPPRPPNRHHFHYSPPPPRLPSNPNPNYPQLAPRPPHSLPHPQDPSQLLYPVASSGRGFLTRPVALPATRSTQRPPFMFPYLDQGQGQGQANPVFVRPNHLPHLLAGSAPTNSAAAGAMPVVKGIPVPSSHQTKVGSPSASLSDNNGHKDSRDRTKDDAFVIIRDRKVRIHEDATLYSLCRSWLRNSFPEETQPQYLDTVKSLPRPLPIPAQDANSPDKIAKDKEEEDEDKDSCEHLSEKELLRRHIKRAKRVRSRLREERLQRITRYKTRLALLLPPMVEQHFKNDSGPPN, encoded by the exons ATGGCCCCCTCCACCCCTCCTCCGCCACCGGATActtccacctccacctcctccgccgccacaGCAACAACCGCGCCCCTATTTCAGAATCCTCCCCGTCCCCCAAATCGCCACCACTTCCATTACTCCCCACCCCCGCCTCGCCTCCCTTCCAATCCCAACCCTAATTACCCCCAATTGGCCCCCCGCCCCCCTCATTCCCTCCCCCATCCTCAGGATCCCTCCCAGCTTCTCTACCCGGTCGCCTCTTCCGGTCGCGGATTCCTCACCCGCCCCGTCGCCTTGCCAGCTACCCGCTCCACCCAGCGACCCCCATTTATGTTCCCCTATCTAGATCAGGGTCAGGGTCAGGGTCAGGCCAATCCGGTTTTTGTGCGCCCGAACCACTTGCCGCACTTGCTAGCGGGCTCGGCTCCTACTAATTCTGCTGCTGCCGGAGCAATGCCTGTCGTTAAAGGAATTCCTGTTCCGTCTTCACACCAGACAAAG GTTGGTTCTCCTTCAGCTTCGTTATCTGATAACAATGGACATAAGGATTCAAG GGATAGAACTAAAGATGATGCTTTTGTAATAATAAGGGATAGGAAG GTTAGGATACATGAAGACGCGACACTTTATTCCCTCTGCCGGTCATGGTTGAGAAATAGTTTTCCTGAAGAAACACAG CCACAGTATCTGGATACTGTGAAATCTCTTCCAAGACCTTTGCCCATACCAGCACAAGATGCAAATTCACCAGATAAAATAGCAAAAGAcaaagaagaggaagatgaG GATAAGGACTCTTGCGAGCATCTGTCTGAGAAGGAACTGTTGCGGAGACACATTAAACGTGCAAAGAGGGTTCGATCACG GCTGAGAGAAGAACGTCTTCAACGAATTACAAGATACAAAACTAGACTTGCTCTTCTCTTGCCACCAATGGTAGAACAACACTTCAAAAATGATTCTGGTCCACCAAACTGA
- the LOC125200713 gene encoding uncharacterized protein LOC125200713 isoform X1 — MEIHFLTPKILPPGAVMDENYLMDVDFSDLDLNQEPSNPPLHRVERYGSMLNELGTAHDRIEERIRQLEVVTARTRQRQRWRQARNSMELNYFPIERTVDAGQRGSLNENSSTTTSAFKSSSERGKGCKRDSSHLVAKALEMGSEVKKADKEGGSFYDCNICLEFAREPVLTTCGHLFCWACFYQVSDVDSTSKECPVCKGEVSEGTVIPIYGNGESERVCETESGLKIPPRPKAHRVESIRQKRMTQGLSHVPVAEALRRIRISIGAVGNQTQQEAGHGILNIDSDTQAGQNAESAGGHRSRIHQVSRVLSESAASLSSLSSALSNAERLVEDLEAVINNRLLRNEARSLSVDVGNLFTRPSTTIQPDHQPLVSTVNTSVVLPIPSSSQSTDAASSVAHNVPRPMGSSDVSLPSAPSSSTFRRRSLTSRTLDSDSHDPRELRRRRLN, encoded by the exons ATGGAGATTCACTTTCTCACACCAAAAATTCTTCCTCCCGGCGCAG tGATGGATGAGAATTATTTGATGGATGTGGATTTTTCGGATCTTGATTTGAACCAAGAGCCTTCAAACCCACCTCTGCATAGGGTTGAGAGGTATGGGTCGATGTTGAATGAATTAGGGACTGCTCATGATAGGATAGAGGAGAGGATCCGGCAGCTGGAGGTTGTTACTGCTCGTACAAGGCAGCGCCAGCGCTGGCGACAGGCTAGGAATTCTATGGAgcttaattattttcctattGAGAGGACGGTAGATGCAGGTCAGAGAGGGAGCCttaatgaaaatagtagtacgACTACGAGTGCGTTCAAGAGTAGTTCTGAGAGGGGGAAGGGTTGTAAAAGGGATAGTTCGCATTTGGTGGCGAAGGCGTTGGAGATGGGGTCTGAGGTTAAGAAGGCGGATAAGGAGGGTGGAAGCTTTTACGATTGTAATATATGCTTGGAGTTTGCGAGGGAGCCTGTCTTGACTACTTGTGGTCACTTGTTTTGTTGGGCGTGCTTTTATCAGGTGTCGGATGTTGATTCTACTTCTAAGGAGTGTCCGGTTTGTAAGGGGGAGGTCTCAGAGGGTACTGTGATTCCCATTTATGGTAATGGGGAGAGTGAGCGTGTGTGTGAGACAGAATCGGGCTTGAAGATACCTCCAAGGCCGAAGGCTCATAGAGTTGAAAGCATCAGACAAAAGCGAATGACTCAAGGGCTGTCCCATGTTCCTGTTGCGGAAGCACTTAGGCGAATCAGGATTAGTATTGGTGCAGTGGGCAATCAGACACAACAAGAAGCTGGCCATGGTATCCTCAATATTGACTCGGATACTCAGGCTGGACAAAATGCTGAGTCAGCAGGGGGCCATCGCTCGAGGATCCATCAGGTTTCAAGAGTATTATCCGAGAGTGCTGCTTCTCTTTCTTCCCTCTCATCTGCTTTGAGTAATGCAGAAAGACTGGTGGAAGACCTGGAAGCAGTTATTAACAACAGGCTATTGCGAAACGAAGCACGGTCTTTGTCGGTTGATGTTGGGAATCTTTTTACTAGGCCATCGACTACCATACAACCTGATCATCAGCCTCTAGTTTCAACTGTGAATACCAGTGTTGTCTTGCCCATTCCATCTTCTTCCCAATCAACTGATGCTGCTAGTTCTGTTGCTCACAATGTTCCGAGGCCAATGGGTTCTAGTGATGTGAGTCTGCCTTCGGCTCCTTCGTCATCCACTTTCCGAAGGAGAAGCTTAACGTCGAGGACTTTAGATTCAGATAGCCATGATCCCCGTGAgttgagaagaagaagattgaatTAG
- the LOC125200713 gene encoding uncharacterized protein LOC125200713 isoform X2: MDENYLMDVDFSDLDLNQEPSNPPLHRVERYGSMLNELGTAHDRIEERIRQLEVVTARTRQRQRWRQARNSMELNYFPIERTVDAGQRGSLNENSSTTTSAFKSSSERGKGCKRDSSHLVAKALEMGSEVKKADKEGGSFYDCNICLEFAREPVLTTCGHLFCWACFYQVSDVDSTSKECPVCKGEVSEGTVIPIYGNGESERVCETESGLKIPPRPKAHRVESIRQKRMTQGLSHVPVAEALRRIRISIGAVGNQTQQEAGHGILNIDSDTQAGQNAESAGGHRSRIHQVSRVLSESAASLSSLSSALSNAERLVEDLEAVINNRLLRNEARSLSVDVGNLFTRPSTTIQPDHQPLVSTVNTSVVLPIPSSSQSTDAASSVAHNVPRPMGSSDVSLPSAPSSSTFRRRSLTSRTLDSDSHDPRELRRRRLN, encoded by the coding sequence ATGGATGAGAATTATTTGATGGATGTGGATTTTTCGGATCTTGATTTGAACCAAGAGCCTTCAAACCCACCTCTGCATAGGGTTGAGAGGTATGGGTCGATGTTGAATGAATTAGGGACTGCTCATGATAGGATAGAGGAGAGGATCCGGCAGCTGGAGGTTGTTACTGCTCGTACAAGGCAGCGCCAGCGCTGGCGACAGGCTAGGAATTCTATGGAgcttaattattttcctattGAGAGGACGGTAGATGCAGGTCAGAGAGGGAGCCttaatgaaaatagtagtacgACTACGAGTGCGTTCAAGAGTAGTTCTGAGAGGGGGAAGGGTTGTAAAAGGGATAGTTCGCATTTGGTGGCGAAGGCGTTGGAGATGGGGTCTGAGGTTAAGAAGGCGGATAAGGAGGGTGGAAGCTTTTACGATTGTAATATATGCTTGGAGTTTGCGAGGGAGCCTGTCTTGACTACTTGTGGTCACTTGTTTTGTTGGGCGTGCTTTTATCAGGTGTCGGATGTTGATTCTACTTCTAAGGAGTGTCCGGTTTGTAAGGGGGAGGTCTCAGAGGGTACTGTGATTCCCATTTATGGTAATGGGGAGAGTGAGCGTGTGTGTGAGACAGAATCGGGCTTGAAGATACCTCCAAGGCCGAAGGCTCATAGAGTTGAAAGCATCAGACAAAAGCGAATGACTCAAGGGCTGTCCCATGTTCCTGTTGCGGAAGCACTTAGGCGAATCAGGATTAGTATTGGTGCAGTGGGCAATCAGACACAACAAGAAGCTGGCCATGGTATCCTCAATATTGACTCGGATACTCAGGCTGGACAAAATGCTGAGTCAGCAGGGGGCCATCGCTCGAGGATCCATCAGGTTTCAAGAGTATTATCCGAGAGTGCTGCTTCTCTTTCTTCCCTCTCATCTGCTTTGAGTAATGCAGAAAGACTGGTGGAAGACCTGGAAGCAGTTATTAACAACAGGCTATTGCGAAACGAAGCACGGTCTTTGTCGGTTGATGTTGGGAATCTTTTTACTAGGCCATCGACTACCATACAACCTGATCATCAGCCTCTAGTTTCAACTGTGAATACCAGTGTTGTCTTGCCCATTCCATCTTCTTCCCAATCAACTGATGCTGCTAGTTCTGTTGCTCACAATGTTCCGAGGCCAATGGGTTCTAGTGATGTGAGTCTGCCTTCGGCTCCTTCGTCATCCACTTTCCGAAGGAGAAGCTTAACGTCGAGGACTTTAGATTCAGATAGCCATGATCCCCGTGAgttgagaagaagaagattgaatTAG
- the LOC125215140 gene encoding uncharacterized protein LOC125215140 isoform X1 encodes MADEGKVPTSPAAADAHLFGLLSNLLQQRIFFVCNYHVLWFIEAQVESLTNQEEVELRAKIEALGLEVRKLPSESAQHLNEVEIAKELDKLSAKLDHVDELISSTMAEDPQVRALLSTTADVWMPVITATSDERRTFTSMAGEDGVGGKDQNSEKL; translated from the exons ATGGCGGACGAAGGAAAAGTGCCAACGTCGCCGGCGGCTGCAGATGCGCATCTTTTTGGCCTACTCTCTAATCTCCTTCAACAG CGCATCTTCTTCGTCTGCAATTATCATGTGCTGTGGTTCATTGAGGCGCAG GTGGAATCACTGACCAATCAAGAAGAAGTGGAGTTGCGGGCTAAGATTGAAGCTCTTGGACTTGAGGTCCGAAAACTTCCTTCAGAATCAGCTCAACATCTTAATGAG GTTGAGATAGCAAAAGAGTTGGACAAATTATCCGCAAAGCTTGATCATGTTGATGAGTTGATATCTTCAACAATGGCTGAAGACCCGCAGGTCCGTGCTCTCTTAAGCACTACAGCTGATGTCTGGATGCCGGTTATCACCGCAACCTCTGATGAAAGACGTACTTTTACATCCATGGCTGGAGAAGATGGTGTCGGAGGAAAAGATCAAAACTCTGAGAAACTGTAG
- the LOC125215140 gene encoding uncharacterized protein LOC125215140 isoform X2: MADEGKVPTSPAAADAHLFGLLSNLLQQVESLTNQEEVELRAKIEALGLEVRKLPSESAQHLNEVEIAKELDKLSAKLDHVDELISSTMAEDPQVRALLSTTADVWMPVITATSDERRTFTSMAGEDGVGGKDQNSEKL, encoded by the exons ATGGCGGACGAAGGAAAAGTGCCAACGTCGCCGGCGGCTGCAGATGCGCATCTTTTTGGCCTACTCTCTAATCTCCTTCAACAG GTGGAATCACTGACCAATCAAGAAGAAGTGGAGTTGCGGGCTAAGATTGAAGCTCTTGGACTTGAGGTCCGAAAACTTCCTTCAGAATCAGCTCAACATCTTAATGAG GTTGAGATAGCAAAAGAGTTGGACAAATTATCCGCAAAGCTTGATCATGTTGATGAGTTGATATCTTCAACAATGGCTGAAGACCCGCAGGTCCGTGCTCTCTTAAGCACTACAGCTGATGTCTGGATGCCGGTTATCACCGCAACCTCTGATGAAAGACGTACTTTTACATCCATGGCTGGAGAAGATGGTGTCGGAGGAAAAGATCAAAACTCTGAGAAACTGTAG
- the LOC125201648 gene encoding uncharacterized protein LOC125201648 produces MASLYTFAPPSYSIGILRRPSLAICSPFLNRVVPAGLNLNANLNVRFSKELYLQEKKRRGRVSASNTNPEKKADDTKSSDGASSPPFLTILAGLLVFLFISWIIGSVVMWIIGFVLHPPQLK; encoded by the exons ATGGCTTCTCTCTATACTTTTGCGCCGCCGTCATACTCAATTGGAATTCTCCGCCGTCCCTCACTCGCAATTTGTTCCCCTTTCCTTAACCGTGTTGTTCCTGCCGGCCTTAATTTGAACGCCAATCTCAATGTAAG ATTCAGTAAGGAACTCTATCTGCAAGAAAAGAAGAGGCGGGGTCGAGTATCTGCATCAAATACGAACCCTGAGAAAAAAGCAGATGACACTAAATCGAGTGATGGTGCTTCGAGTCCTCCATTCCTGACGATTTTAGCTGGTCTCCTAGTCTTCTTGTTCATCTCTTGGATAATAGGATCCGTTGTAATGTGGATTATTGGCTTTGTTTTACATCCTCCACAGTTGAAATGA